One part of the Arabidopsis thaliana chromosome 4, partial sequence genome encodes these proteins:
- a CDS encoding pachytene checkpoint-like protein (P-loop containing nucleoside triphosphate hydrolases superfamily protein; FUNCTIONS IN: nucleoside-triphosphatase activity, ATPase activity, nucleotide binding, ATP binding; EXPRESSED IN: shoot apex, embryo, flower, seed; EXPRESSED DURING: petal differentiation and expansion stage, E expanded cotyledon stage, D bilateral stage; CONTAINS InterPro DOMAIN/s: ATPase, AAA-type, core (InterPro:IPR003959), ATPase, AAA+ type, core (InterPro:IPR003593), ATPase, AAA-type, conserved site (InterPro:IPR003960), Chaperonin clpA/B (InterPro:IPR001270); BEST Arabidopsis thaliana protein match is: ATPase, AAA-type, CDC48 protein (TAIR:AT3G53230.1); Has 23595 Blast hits to 21814 proteins in 2884 species: Archae - 1432; Bacteria - 8057; Metazoa - 4130; Fungi - 3211; Plants - 2291; Viruses - 16; Other Eukaryotes - 4458 (source: NCBI BLink).) gives MVEDPIPLPNASMEVSYQNPIEAATIPVQIAVAEPVATPNPPPCLHENKFLVSVEVCLKPSSTARLEDVQRAVERMLENRSMSYADGLVLIPADDLFLVDNVQRICICDTEEWVKNNDVLLFWQVKPVVHTFQLIEEGPCEDLCADGQPASFNEWILPAKEFDGLWESLIYESGLKQRLLRYAASALLFTQKGVNPNLVSWNRIILLHGPPGTGKTSLCKALAQKLSIRCNSRYPHCQLIEVNAHSLFSKWFSESGKLVAKLFQKIQEMVEEDGNLVFVLIDEVESLAAARKAALSGSEPSDSIRVVNALLTQMDKLKSAPNVIILTTSNITTAIDVAFVDRADIKAYVGPPTLHVRYEILRSCVEELISKGIISSFQGCDGLSIPSFSSLKEKLSESEVHDTNTVPWFCKQLIEAAKGCEGLSGRSLRKLPFLAHAALADPYSHDPSNFLCTMIETAKREKSEQPE, from the exons ATGGTGGAGGACCCGATTCCTCTTCCAAACGCTTCCATGGAGGTCTCTTACCAAAACCCCATTGAAGCAGCGACTATTCCAGTGCAAATAGCCGTCGCTGAGCCAGTCGCTACACCCAATCCTCCTCCTTGCCTCCACGAGAACAAATTCCTCGTATCTG TGGAGGTCTGCTTAAAGCCTTCAAGCACGGCTCGTCTAGAGGATGTCCAGAGAGCTGTAGAACG GATGCTGGAAAATAGGAGCATGAGCTATGCAGATGGACTGGTTTTGATTCCTGCAGACGACTTGTTCCTAGTTGATAATGTGCAAAGGATATGCATTTGTGATACAg AGGAATGGGTGAAAAATAATGATGTTCTCTTGTTCTGGCAAGTGAAGCCAGTTGTGCACACCTTTCAG CTCATTGAAGAAGGACCATGTGAGGACTTGTGTGCAGATGGACAACCTGCTAGCTTTAACGAATGGATTCTACCCGCAAAGGAGTTTGATGGCTTATGGGAAAG CCTAATATATGAATCTGGACTTAAGCAAAGGTTACTACGTTATGCTGCGAGTGCATTGCTGTTCACCCAGAAGGGTGTTAACCCAAATCTCGTTTCATGGAACAG GATTATTCTTTTGCACGGACCACCAGGGACTGGCAAAACATCCCTTTGCAAAGCGTTGGCTCAAAAGCTTTCAATCCGGTGCAACTCCAG ATATCCACATTGCCAATTGATTGAAGTCAATGCTCACTCTCTATTTAGTAAATGGTTCTCTGAAAGTGGCAAGCTG GTTGCCAAGCTTTTCCAAAAAATCCAAGAGATGGTGGAGGAAGATGGAAATCTGGTATTTGTTTTGATCG ATGAAGTAGAAAGTCTTGCTGCTGCTCGAAAAGCTGCATTGTCTGGCTCAGAACCGTCAGATTCTATCCGG GTTGTGAATGCACTACTCACCCAAATGGACAAATTGAAATCAGCACCGAATGTGATAATCCTTACAACATCAAACATAACTACTGCTATTG ATGTTGCTTTCGTGGATCGAGCTGACATAAAAGCTTATGTTGGCCCTCCAACTCTTCATGTTCGTTATGAAATATTAAGGTCTTGTGTTGAGGAATTAATAAGTAAAGGGATCATATCAAGTTTCCAG GGCTGTGATGGACTCTCTATTCCAAGCTTTTcaagtttgaaagaaaagttaaGTGAAAGTGAGGTTCATGATACAAATACAGTTCCTTGGTTCTGCAAACAGTTGATAGAAGCTGCAAAAGGGTGCGAG GGTTTAAGTGGGAGATCATTGAGGAAGCTTCCGTTTTTAGCGCACGCAGCACTTGCAGATCCATATAGCCATGATCCAAGTAATTTCTTGTGTACAATGATAGAAACAGCTAAGAGAGAGAAGTCTGAACAACCTGAATGA
- a CDS encoding high-affinity nitrate transporter-like protein: MRHMCDTHLVVLPYQDHILIRIMAIHTLLFVSLLIFSLIESSSGGKKDRLFTDLQNSIEVTAKPVKDSGVLEAGKDMVTITWKLKSSSAKVDTDTAFKTIQVKLCYAPISQVDRPWRKTDNKLFKDRSCPHEIVSKAYDKTPQSLDWTIGLDIPTGTYFVRAYGIDGDGHEVAYGQSTDEGRTTNLFSVHAISGHHVGLDIASTFFSVFSVVSLFVFFVMEKRKAKLEQRE; encoded by the exons ATGAGACACATGTGTGACACACATTTAGTCGTCCTCCCTTACCAAGATCACATTCTCATTCGGATCATGGCCATCCACACTCTCCTCTTCGTATCACTTCTCATATTCTCACTCATCGAGTCGAGTAGTGGAGGAAAGAAAGATAGACTCTTCACCGATCTCCAAAACTCAATTGAGGTCACCGCTAAACCCGTTAAAGATAGCGGAG TTTTAGAGGCTGGAAAAGATATGGTGACAATTACATGGAAGCTAAAGTCGTCGTCAGCCAAGGTCGACACGGATACTGCCTTCAAGACAATCCAAGTCAAGCTTTGTTATGCACCGATCAGCCAAGTTGATAGACCGTGGCGTAAGACTGATAACAAGCTCTTCAAGGACAGAAGTTGCCCTCATGAGATTGTGTCCAAGGCATACGACAAGACCCCCCAATCACTCGATTGGACAATCGGACTTGATATCCCCACTGGAACCTACTTCGTACGTGCCTATGGAATCGATGGAGATGGCCACGAAGTTGCATACGGACAGAGCACGGATGAGGGAAGGACGACAAATCTCTTCAGTGTTCATGCCATAAGTGGTCATCACGTGGGGCTAGACATAGCATCCACATTTTTCAGCGTCTTCTCCgttgtttctctgtttgtcTTCTTTGTCATGGAGAAGAGGAAGGCCAAGTTAGAGCAAAGGGAGTGA
- a CDS encoding pachytene checkpoint-like protein, translated as MSTPMEIAEQKPMVEDPIPLPNASMEVSYQNPIEAATIPVQIAVAEPVATPNPPPCLHENKFLVSVEVCLKPSSTARLEDVQRAVERMLENRSMSYADGLVLIPADDLFLVDNVQRICICDTEEWVKNNDVLLFWQVKPVVHTFQLIEEGPCEDLCADGQPASFNEWILPAKEFDGLWESLIYESGLKQRLLRYAASALLFTQKGVNPNLVSWNRIILLHGPPGTGKTSLCKALAQKLSIRCNSRYPHCQLIEVNAHSLFSKWFSESGKLVAKLFQKIQEMVEEDGNLVFVLIDEVESLAAARKAALSGSEPSDSIRVVNALLTQMDKLKSAPNVIILTTSNITTAIGSLF; from the exons ATGAGCACTCCCATGGAGATTGCCGAGCAAAAACCTATGGTGGAGGACCCGATTCCTCTTCCAAACGCTTCCATGGAGGTCTCTTACCAAAACCCCATTGAAGCAGCGACTATTCCAGTGCAAATAGCCGTCGCTGAGCCAGTCGCTACACCCAATCCTCCTCCTTGCCTCCACGAGAACAAATTCCTCGTATCTG TGGAGGTCTGCTTAAAGCCTTCAAGCACGGCTCGTCTAGAGGATGTCCAGAGAGCTGTAGAACG GATGCTGGAAAATAGGAGCATGAGCTATGCAGATGGACTGGTTTTGATTCCTGCAGACGACTTGTTCCTAGTTGATAATGTGCAAAGGATATGCATTTGTGATACAg AGGAATGGGTGAAAAATAATGATGTTCTCTTGTTCTGGCAAGTGAAGCCAGTTGTGCACACCTTTCAG CTCATTGAAGAAGGACCATGTGAGGACTTGTGTGCAGATGGACAACCTGCTAGCTTTAACGAATGGATTCTACCCGCAAAGGAGTTTGATGGCTTATGGGAAAG CCTAATATATGAATCTGGACTTAAGCAAAGGTTACTACGTTATGCTGCGAGTGCATTGCTGTTCACCCAGAAGGGTGTTAACCCAAATCTCGTTTCATGGAACAG GATTATTCTTTTGCACGGACCACCAGGGACTGGCAAAACATCCCTTTGCAAAGCGTTGGCTCAAAAGCTTTCAATCCGGTGCAACTCCAG ATATCCACATTGCCAATTGATTGAAGTCAATGCTCACTCTCTATTTAGTAAATGGTTCTCTGAAAGTGGCAAGCTG GTTGCCAAGCTTTTCCAAAAAATCCAAGAGATGGTGGAGGAAGATGGAAATCTGGTATTTGTTTTGATCG ATGAAGTAGAAAGTCTTGCTGCTGCTCGAAAAGCTGCATTGTCTGGCTCAGAACCGTCAGATTCTATCCGG GTTGTGAATGCACTACTCACCCAAATGGACAAATTGAAATCAGCACCGAATGTGATAATCCTTACAACATCAAACATAACTACTGCTATTGGTAGCCTATTTTGA
- a CDS encoding pachytene checkpoint-like protein: MSTPMEIAEQKPMVEDPIPLPNASMEVSYQNPIEAATIPVQIAVAEPVATPNPPPCLHENKFLVSVEVCLKPSSTARLEDVQRAVERMLENRSMSYADGLVLIPADDLFLVDNVQRICICDTEEWVKNNDVLLFWQVKPVVHTFQLIEEGPCEDLCADGQPASFNEWILPAKEFDGLWESLIYESGLKQRLLRYAASALLFTQKGVNPNLVSWNRIILLHGPPGTGKTSLCKALAQKLSIRCNSRYPHCQLIEVNAHSLFSKWFSESGKLVAKLFQKIQEMVEEDGNLVFVLIDEVESLAAARKAALSGSEPSDSIRVVNALLTQMDKLKSAPNVIILTTSNITTAIDVAFVDRADIKAYVGPPTLHVRYEILRSCVEELISKGIISSFQGCDGLSIPSFSSLKEKLSESEVHDTNTVPWFCKQLIEAAKGCEGLSGRSLRKLPFLAHAALADPYSHDPSNFLCTMIETAKREKSEQPE; the protein is encoded by the exons ATGAGCACTCCCATGGAGATTGCCGAGCAAAAACCTATGGTGGAGGACCCGATTCCTCTTCCAAACGCTTCCATGGAGGTCTCTTACCAAAACCCCATTGAAGCAGCGACTATTCCAGTGCAAATAGCCGTCGCTGAGCCAGTCGCTACACCCAATCCTCCTCCTTGCCTCCACGAGAACAAATTCCTCGTATCTG TGGAGGTCTGCTTAAAGCCTTCAAGCACGGCTCGTCTAGAGGATGTCCAGAGAGCTGTAGAACG GATGCTGGAAAATAGGAGCATGAGCTATGCAGATGGACTGGTTTTGATTCCTGCAGACGACTTGTTCCTAGTTGATAATGTGCAAAGGATATGCATTTGTGATACAg AGGAATGGGTGAAAAATAATGATGTTCTCTTGTTCTGGCAAGTGAAGCCAGTTGTGCACACCTTTCAG CTCATTGAAGAAGGACCATGTGAGGACTTGTGTGCAGATGGACAACCTGCTAGCTTTAACGAATGGATTCTACCCGCAAAGGAGTTTGATGGCTTATGGGAAAG CCTAATATATGAATCTGGACTTAAGCAAAGGTTACTACGTTATGCTGCGAGTGCATTGCTGTTCACCCAGAAGGGTGTTAACCCAAATCTCGTTTCATGGAACAG GATTATTCTTTTGCACGGACCACCAGGGACTGGCAAAACATCCCTTTGCAAAGCGTTGGCTCAAAAGCTTTCAATCCGGTGCAACTCCAG ATATCCACATTGCCAATTGATTGAAGTCAATGCTCACTCTCTATTTAGTAAATGGTTCTCTGAAAGTGGCAAGCTG GTTGCCAAGCTTTTCCAAAAAATCCAAGAGATGGTGGAGGAAGATGGAAATCTGGTATTTGTTTTGATCG ATGAAGTAGAAAGTCTTGCTGCTGCTCGAAAAGCTGCATTGTCTGGCTCAGAACCGTCAGATTCTATCCGG GTTGTGAATGCACTACTCACCCAAATGGACAAATTGAAATCAGCACCGAATGTGATAATCCTTACAACATCAAACATAACTACTGCTATTG ATGTTGCTTTCGTGGATCGAGCTGACATAAAAGCTTATGTTGGCCCTCCAACTCTTCATGTTCGTTATGAAATATTAAGGTCTTGTGTTGAGGAATTAATAAGTAAAGGGATCATATCAAGTTTCCAG GGCTGTGATGGACTCTCTATTCCAAGCTTTTcaagtttgaaagaaaagttaaGTGAAAGTGAGGTTCATGATACAAATACAGTTCCTTGGTTCTGCAAACAGTTGATAGAAGCTGCAAAAGGGTGCGAG GGTTTAAGTGGGAGATCATTGAGGAAGCTTCCGTTTTTAGCGCACGCAGCACTTGCAGATCCATATAGCCATGATCCAAGTAATTTCTTGTGTACAATGATAGAAACAGCTAAGAGAGAGAAGTCTGAACAACCTGAATGA
- a CDS encoding manganese-dependent ADP-ribose/CDP-alcohol diphosphatase-like protein (Calcineurin-like metallo-phosphoesterase superfamily protein; FUNCTIONS IN: hydrolase activity, protein serine/threonine phosphatase activity; INVOLVED IN: biological_process unknown; EXPRESSED IN: 23 plant structures; EXPRESSED DURING: 15 growth stages; CONTAINS InterPro DOMAIN/s: Metallophosphoesterase (InterPro:IPR004843); Has 35333 Blast hits to 34131 proteins in 2444 species: Archae - 798; Bacteria - 22429; Metazoa - 974; Fungi - 991; Plants - 531; Viruses - 0; Other Eukaryotes - 9610 (source: NCBI BLink).) has product MGSAARQPLFSFGVIADVQYADISDGRSFLGVPRYYRNSILVLQRAVETWNQHGNLKFVINMGDIVDGFCPKDQSLAATKKLVHEFEKFNGPVYHMIGNHCLYNLPREELLPLLKIPGRDGNAYYDFSPTPEYRVVVLDGYDISAVGWPQEHPNTIAALKILEEKNPNTDKNSPAGLEDVARRFVKYNGGVGEKQLQWLDSVLQDASNSNQRVIVCGHVPMSPGVASKAALLWNFDEVMNIIHKYDSVKVCLSGHDHKGGYFVDSHGVHHRSLEAALECPPGTYSFGYIDVYDNKLSLVGTDRMQSTDFEN; this is encoded by the coding sequence ATGGGTTCTGCAGCCAGACAGCCTCTCTTCTCATTTGGTGTTATTGCTGATGTTCAGTATGCTGATATTTCTGATGGCCGCTCTTTTTTAGGTGTTCCTAGGTATTACAGAAACAGCATCCTTGTCCTTCAAAGAGCTGTTGAAACTTGGAACCAACATGGTAACCtcaaatttgttattaacATGGGTGACATTGTTGATGGCTTTTGTCCCAAAGATCAATCCTTGGCTGCCACTAAGAAACTAGTCCATGAATTCGAGAAATTCAACGGTCCTGTGTATCATATGATTGGTAATCACTGCCTCTACAATCTCCCCCGCGAAGAGTTGCTTCCGTTGCTGAAGATCCCAGGTCGTGATGGCAATGCTTATTATGATTTCTCACCAACCCCGGAGTATAGAGTTGTGGTGTTAGATGGTTATGACATCAGTGCTGTTGGATGGCCTCAGGAACATCCTAATACTATCGCTGCATTGAAAATACTTGAAGAAAAGAACCCAAACACAGACAAAAACAGCCCCGCAGGGCTTGAGGATGTTGCAAGGAGATTTGTGAAGTATAATGGTGGTGTTGGGGAGAAACAGCTGCAATGGCTAGACAGTGTTCTTCAGGATGCATCGAATTCAAACCAGAGAGTTATCGTATGTGGGCATGTGCCTATGAGCCCTGGTGTGGCATCCAAAGCAGCTTTGTTATGGAATTTTGATGAAGTGATGAACATTATACACAAGTATGACTCTGTTAAAGTTTGTTTGTCCGGACATGATCATAAAGGAGGATACTTTGTTGATTCTCATGGGGTTCACCATAGATCCTTGGAAGCTGCCTTGGAGTGTCCCCCAGGTACGTATTCGTTTGGATATATCGATGTATATGATAACAAGCTGTCTCTTGTTGGTACTGATCGGATGCAAAGCACCGATTTTGAGAACTAG
- a CDS encoding uncharacterized protein (unknown protein; Has 20 Blast hits to 20 proteins in 7 species: Archae - 0; Bacteria - 0; Metazoa - 0; Fungi - 0; Plants - 20; Viruses - 0; Other Eukaryotes - 0 (source: NCBI BLink).), with amino-acid sequence MRKKREAKDENEEEEEEKKKRLELMKAAAQAWLSHSQTSKHTVLEFDAQRKHAFVKGKASRFKTEALSAKHHPSFLDWEFGQSLWDPYEILSVSKKLERELTLEEQTFSSSDNDGLKKMKKKKTRDSRNSLRSLFTRSSSKRF; translated from the coding sequence atgaggAAGAAACGAGAGGCTaaagatgaaaatgaagaagaagaagaggagaagaagaagagactagAGTTGATGAAGGCAGCTGCGCAGGCTTGGCTCAGCCACTCCCAAACCTCAAAACATACTGTTTTAGAGTTCGATGCGCAGAGAAAGCATGCTTTTGTCAAAGGGAAGGCATCACGTTTCAAAACGGAAGCCTTGTCCGCAAAGCATCATCCGTCGTTTTTGGATTGGGAATTCGGACAGTCGCTGTGGGATCCCTACGAGATTCTTTCGGTCTCTAAGAAACTGGAACGCGAACTCACTTTAGAAGAACaaaccttctcttcttcagatAATGATGGcctcaagaagatgaagaagaagaaaactagagACAGCAGAAACAGCCTTAGGAGTTTGTTCACTCGTTCGTCTTCAAAGAGATTCTAA